The following coding sequences lie in one Miscanthus floridulus cultivar M001 chromosome 9, ASM1932011v1, whole genome shotgun sequence genomic window:
- the LOC136479543 gene encoding uncharacterized protein, which translates to MLIPDQNGRIPEGMFQQYDTLRVLKLSACMFSCTSPPFLCCHSLRFLWLDHCREESSSTDGDGVAGNEDIPRCFQGLWVLDVRYSSSKLLSNTMMDFMAQLRELHVMGQQFDMCVLKGRLQNIRKLRVTKSHATASYYRDMGGLFSGKDKMELLDFSANSGHMTSFPAVSSCNSLETVIINGSTSLKEVSLKGCATLKNLLLSGLFQQLYSLDITGTAVKTLDLSAVEAPMLDQLFLLGCGKLYAILWPPEGKRKRYMGKLRMDTTQKEGSNTTVTKTAAMSGGGSPVEFDWYISVREARILGSLVPVKDYFGPNDAHVVISTTPSHTHRLRADAAGGNKGNRMKGSSRQQAQGTLQPHKDHNSIYADVATTLKEDTIMDLQADGGDCEAWATMCACPPPPIRTHTAPSIQTKATSQDCYMRIEDKAGNHITVPGFICDAAKILHVQHSLSLSITSIFAAPLGSSWNKLEWCRVERCPELECVFSPQVGAVPDGSSSHMDIFKKLKIIWASHLRNARCVLERPSLEGPRYRAFADLTLLHLYRCPRLLYAVPLQLETMSLENLETLEIMWCGDLSVVFHLFEETSDRGMYQCSWNFPNLKVIHLHELPRLRGIFNAPWYGVNAPKFETVRIRGCWSLWTLPPFCRMVKCDCEEWWDRMKESHRKVLTHYHKPTHSRYYKKTMLRGSLLR; encoded by the coding sequence ATGCTGATTCCGGATCAGAATGGACGTATTCCTGAAGGCATGTTCCAACAATATGACACACTTCGTGTGCTCAAGCTATCAGCCTGCATGTTTAGCTGCACATCGCCTCCGTTCCTCTGCTGCCACAGCCTCAGATTTCTCTGGCTTGACCACTGCCGAGAAGAAAGCAGCAGCACAGATGGAGATGGAGTAGCAGGGAATGAGGACATCCCGCGGTGCTTCCAAGGGCTGTGGGTGCTGGACGTGCGCTACTCAAGCTCAAAGTTGTTGTCCAACACGATGATGGATTTCATGGCTCAACTCAGGGAGCTACATGTGATGGGACAACAGTTTGACATGTGCGTGTTGAAGGGGCGGCTGCAAAACATTCGAAAGCTCCGAGTAACAAAGTCTCATGCCACAGCTAGCTACTACAGAGACATGGGAGGCTTGTTCTCGGGGAAGGATAAGATGGAGCTTCTTGACTTCTCAGCAAATAGTGGTCACATGACGAGCTTCCCTGCGGTAAGCAGCTGCAACAGCCTTGAGACCGTTATCATTAACGGGTCTACATCTTTAAAAGAGGTATCCCTGAAAGGGTGTGCCACACTGAAGAATCTACTCTTGAGTGGGTTGTTCCAGCAGCTCTACAGCCTAGACATCACTGGCACCGCAGTGAAAACACTGGATCTAAGTGCAGTGGAGGCCCCAATGCTCGATCAGCTCTTCCTACTTGGTTGTGGGAAGCTTTATGCAATCCTATGGCCACCTGAAGGCAAGAGGAAAAGATACATGGGCAAGCTACGCATGGACACCACCCAAAAGGAGGGCAGCAATACTACTGTCACTAAAACAGCAGCTATGAGCGGAGGAGGATCACCAGTTGAATTTGATTGGTATATTTCTGTGAGGGAAGCGAGGATCCTTGGGTCACTTGTGCCCGTCAAAGATTATTTTGGTCCCAATGATGCGCATGTGGTGATTTCAACAACCCCATCCCATACTCACCGTCTCCGTGCTGATGCCGCCGGTGGTAACAAAGGTAACAGAATGAAGGGCAGCAGCAGGCAGCAAGCACAAGGAACCCTGCAGCCCCATAAAGACCATAATTCAATATATGCAGATGTCGCCACCACCCTTAAGGAGGACACCATCATGGATTTACAGGCCGATggaggagattgtgaagcttggGCGACCATGTGTGCATGTCCTCCTCCCCCAATCCGAACCCATACTGCACCATCCATTCAAACCAAAGCTACATCCCAGGACTGCTATATGCGCATAGAAGACAAGGCTGGAAACCATATTACTGTACCAGGATTTATATGTGATGCTGCTAAGATCCTGCATGTGCAGCATAGCTTGTCCTTGTCCATCACCAGTATCTTTGCAGCTCCGTTAGGATCAAGTTGGAATAAACTGGAGTGGTGTCGAGTCGAGCGGTGCCCCGAGTTGGAGTGTGTCTTTAGTCCTCAAGTAGGTGCAGTACCAGATGGAAGTAGCAGTCACATGGACATattcaagaagctcaagataaTCTGGGCGTCACATCTCCGCAACGCACGCTGTGTCCTGGAGCGTCCTAGCTTAGAAGGACCCAGGTATAGAGCATTTGCAGACCTGACATTATTGCACCTTTACCGCTGCCCCAGGCTGCTATATGCTGTACCCTTGCAACTCGAAACGATGTCCTTGGAAAATTTGGAGACCCTCGAGATCATGTGGTGTGGCGATCTCAGTGtggtctttcacttgtttgaggaAACCAGCGACCGTGGGATGTACCAATGTAGCTGGAATTTTCCCAACCTGAAGGTCATTCACCTGCATGAGCTTCCAAGGCTGCGGGGCATCTTCAATGCCCCCTGGTATGGCGTGAATGCCCCAAAGTTTGAGACTGTCAGGATCAGGGGCTGCTGGAGCCTCTGGACGTTACCACCTTTCTGTAGGATGGTGAAGTGCGACTGCGAGGAGTGGTGGGATAGGATGAAGGAAAGTCATCGCAAGGTGCTGACGCACTACCACAAGCCGACCCACTCACGGTATTACAAGAAGACCATGCTGAGGGGAtccctcctcaggtaa
- the LOC136483580 gene encoding putative pentatricopeptide repeat-containing protein At4g17915 produces the protein MVRSRAQLALSTRLMNVGLAALCRGGWLDRAESVLVDAIRLGMPPDVVAYNTLLAAHCRVAGLDAGLAVVHRMREAGVRPDAVTYNSLITVADRSGLTVRALDLFDEMLRSGVAPDSWSYNALMHCLFRSGHPEHAYRVFADMAEKGVAPCATTYNTLLDGLFKAGHATNAYRMFRYLQRAGLPVGIVTYNTIINGLCKSGKVGYARMVLKELGRTEHAPNAVTYTTVMKCCFRYGRFEQGLETFLSLLEGGYISDAFPYTTVISALVKKGRMQEANTYCELMIQSGSTLDNACYNTLIHLRCQEGKLDDAFELLNMMEEGGLESDEYTFSILVNGLCKMGQIEAAEKQIWSMEMMGMQSNVVAYNCLIDALCKSHEVDAAIKVLHSMKVKDNFTYTSLVHGLCKVGRYHMASKFLRICLHEGNNVLASAKRAVISGLRSAGFKNDLRKVRSALYIARLLRS, from the coding sequence ATGGTCCGGTCCCGGGCGCAGCTGGCCCTGTCCACGCGGCTGATGAACGTCGGCCTCGCTGCGCTCTGCCGGGGCGGCTGGCTCGACCGCGCGGAGTCCGTGCTCGTCGACGCCATCCGCCTCGGCATGCCCCCGGATGTCGTCGCCTACAACACCCTCCTCGCCGCGCACTGCCGGGTCGCCGGACTCGACGCGGGACTAGCCGTCGTGCACCGGATGCGGGAGGCCGGGGTGAGGCCCGACGCCGTCACCTACAACTCCCTCATCACGGTCGCCGACCGCAGCGGGCTCACCGTGCGCGCCCTCGACCTGTTCGACGAAATGCTGAGGTCGGGGGTCGCCCCTGATTCGTGGAGCTACAATGCCCTCATGCACTGTCTGTTCCGGTCCGGCCACCCGGAGCATGCCTACCGGGTGTTTGCCGATATGGCCGAGAAGGGCGTGGCGCCATGTGCCACGACGTACAACACGCTTCTGGACGGGCTGTTCAAGGCCGGCCATGCGACAAATGCTTACAGGATGTTCAGGTACCTCCAGAGGGCGGGGCTTCCCGTGGGCATTGTGACTTACAATACAATAATCAACGGGCTATGCAAGTCAGGCAAGGTGGGCTATGCCCGCATGGTACTTAAGGAGCTAGGGAGGACCGAGCATGCCCCGAACGCTGTCACATACACAACAGTTATGAAGTGCTGCTTTAGGTATGGCAGGTTTGAGCAAGGATTGGAGACATTCTTGTCGCTGCTTGAAGGAGGGTACATTTCAGATGCCTTCCCATACACGACAGTGATCAGTGCGCTTGTCAAAAAGGGCCGGATGCAAGAAGCCAATACCTATTGTGAGCTCATGATACAAAGTGGTTCCACACTTGACAATGCATGCTACAACACTCTGATTCACCTGCGATGCCAAGAAGGGAAGCTGGATGACGCGTTTGAGCTGTTGaacatgatggaagaaggtggtcTGGAGAGCGATGAGTACACATTCTCAATTTTGGTCAATGGTCTCTGCAAGATGGGCCAAATCGAGGCTGCCGAGAAACAGATATGGTCCATGGAGATGATGGGAATGCAATCAAATGTGGTTGCATATAATTGCTTGATTGATGCGCTATGCAAATCTCATGAGGTTGATGCAGCCATCAAAGTACTGCACAGCATGAAGGTAAAAGATAATTTTACTTACACATCACTAGTCCATGGTCTATGTAAGGTGGGTAGATACCATATGGCATCCAAGTTCTTGCGGATCTGCTTACATGAAGGCAACAATGTTCTTGCATCTGCAAAGCGCGCTGTCATTTCTGGGCTTCGTAGTGCAGGGTTTAAAAATGATTTGAGGAAAGTCCGATCAGCATTGTATATTGCTAGGCTGTTGCGGTCTTAA